In Capsicum annuum cultivar UCD-10X-F1 chromosome 11, UCD10Xv1.1, whole genome shotgun sequence, one genomic interval encodes:
- the LOC107872520 gene encoding putative NAC domain-containing protein 94, with protein MEERKEKEKSTMDEVMLPGFRFHPTDEELVGFYLRRKVQQKPISIELIKQLDIYKYDPWDLPKLAAVGEKEWYFYCPRDRKYRNSARPNRVTGAGFWKATGTDRPIYSSEGSKCIGLKKSLVFYKGRAAKGVKTDWMMHEFRLPSITDSTAPKRFLDKHIPPNDSWAICRIFKKANSNAHRALSHSWVSPPPLPQAQSNTTLSHDFLASSHFSNSDEMSLFIHKTNTTSPIQFNDLQNSSNNLASFSTLDLPLYKTLNSISSYNNKPPQQISISNHHDPITTSYTFSSSCVENMNNIDASSLLLNMSSSIFGDYSITLPESMEGGGGGGVHEETITALKEANNVINNMEHMEEQWGNVVRSNIGVLPLVNNFPLNVAADAWKTSLLWDSSSPCPSSEMSTSYSTNKCYT; from the exons atggaagaaagaaaagagaaagagaaaagtaCTATGGATGAAGTGATGCTTCCAGGGTTTAGGTTTCATCCAACTGATGAAGAGTTGGTAGGGTTTTATCTAAGGAGGAAGGTTCAACAAAAACCAATCTCCATTGAACTTATCAAGCAACTTGATATCTACAAATATGATCCATGGGATCTACCAA AGTTGGCAGCAGTGGGAGAAAAAGAATGGTATTTCTATTGTCCAAGggatagaaaatacagaaataGTGCAAGGCCAAATAGAGTAACTGGTGCTGGTTTTTGGAAAGCAACAGGCACTGATAGGCCAATTTATTCATCTGAAGGATCAAAATGCATTGGATTGAAGAAATCACTGGTTTTCTACAAAGGTAGAGCTGCAAAAGGGGTTAAAACTGATTGGATGATGCATGAGTTTAGATTGCCTTCTATTACTGACTCCACTGCACCAAAGAGATTCTTGGATAAACATATTCCTCCAAAt GACTCATGGGCAATATGTAGGATTTTTAAGAAAGCAAACTCCAATGCACATAGAGCTCTTTCTCATTCTTGGGtatcaccaccaccactacctcaAGCTCAAAGTAACACTACATTATCTCATGATTTTCTAGCAAGTAGCCACTTCAGTAATTCAGATGAAATGTCATTATTTATACACAAAACAAATACTACATCACCAATCCAATTTAATGACTTACAAAACTCATCCAACAACTTGGCTAGCTTCTCCACATTAGATCTTCCTCTTTACAAAACCCTCAACTCAATTTCTAGTTACAATAATAAACCACCTCaacaaatttcaatttcaaaccaCCATGACCCTATTACAACAAGTTACACATTTTCTTCATCATGTgttgaaaatatgaacaatattGATGCTTCTTCTTTGCTCTTAAACATGTCATCTTCTATATTTGGAGATTATTCAATCACGTTACCCGAGAGTATggaaggtggtggtggtggtggtgttcaTGAAGAGACAATTACAGCCTTAAAGGAAGCAAATAATGTGATCAACAATATGGAACATATGGAGGAACAATGGGGAAATGTTGTTAGATCTAATATTGGAGTACTTCCATTGGTGAATAATTTTCCATTAAATGTGGCTGCTGATGCATGGAAGACAAGTTTGCTTTGGGATTCTTCTTCTCCTTGTCCTAGTAGTGAAATGTCTACAAGTTATTCTACTAACAAGTGTTACACTTGA